Proteins encoded within one genomic window of Glycine soja cultivar W05 chromosome 1, ASM419377v2, whole genome shotgun sequence:
- the LOC114408556 gene encoding PTI1-like tyrosine-protein kinase At3g15890: protein MEATQGLPSYTEFEAKVADFGFANLIRDGVSHLTTRVKGTLGYLAPEYAMWGKVSGCCDVYSFGIFLLEIVSANKPIEKLPGGVKRDIVQWVTPHVQKGNFTHIADPKLKGHFDLEQLKSVVMIGMRRIDNTPEKRPSMQEVVEWLKGVCVSVYDYMPYLE from the exons atggaagctacacagggattgccATCAT aCACTGAATTTGAAGCCAAGGTTGCTGATTTTGGTTTTGCTAACTTGATACGAGACGGTGTAAGCCATCTCACAACAAGGGTTAAAGGCACCCTTGGATATTTGGCCCCAGAGTATGCTATGTGGGGGAAGGTTTCTGGGTGCTGTGATGTTTACagttttgggatttttcttttggAGATTGTGAGTGCCAACAAACCAATTGAGAAACTCCCTGGTGGAGTGAAAAGGGACATAGTTCAATGGGTCACACCACATGTCCAAAAGGGTAACTTCACTCATATTGCTGATCCAAAGTTGAAGGGGCATTTTGATTTAGAGCAATTGAAATCTGTGGTCATGATAGGTATGAGGCGCATAGATAATACCCCAGAGAAGAGGCCTAGCATGCAAGAGGTGGTGGAGTGGCTCAAGGGTGTGTGTGTCAGTGTCTATGATTACATGCCCTATCTAGAATAA